The following are encoded together in the Fusarium keratoplasticum isolate Fu6.1 chromosome 1, whole genome shotgun sequence genome:
- a CDS encoding Golgi SNAP receptor complex member 1, giving the protein MSAPSGNAGWAQLRQQARTLETQTENLFHTYSQFSAATNIPPKPTDEERSTEKKLEELLQKRETVIDQLARLLDSEAALTSSALKQNNLSLLREKLSGHKRDLARLRSTLQQARDRANLLTNVRSDINEYRQNNPEAAEADYMLEERNRIDNSHNMADSVLSQAYAVNDSFNLQRETLASINRRITHAASQVPGINTLITRISAKKRRDGIIMGGFIAFCFILFFFLS; this is encoded by the exons ATGTCTGCGCCGTCAGGTAATGCGGGCTGGGCCCAACTAAGGCAGCAGGCCCGAACATTAGAAACCCAG ACGGAGAACCTCTTCCACACGTATTCCCAGTTCTCGGCGGCTACAAACATCCCTCCAAAGCCCACAGATGAGGAGCGCAGCACtgagaagaagcttgaggagctACTTCAGAAG CGCGAAACTGTCATCGACCAGCTCGCCCGCCTCCTCGACTCCGAAGCCGCCCTCACCTCGTCTGCCCTTAAACAAAAcaacctctccctcctccgcGAGAAGCTCTCGGGCCATAAGCGGGACCTCGCGCGGCTGCGATCGACCCTCCAGCAAGCTCGCGACCGCGCCAACCTCCTGACCAACGTCCGCTCCGACATTAATGAATACCGCCAAAACAACcccgaggccgccgaggccgactACATGCTTGAGGAGCGCAACCGCATTGACAACAGCCACAACATGGCCGACAGTGTTCTTAGCCAGGCGTACGCCGTTAACGACAGTTTCAACCTGCAGCGCGAGACCCTGGCCAGCATCAACCGGAGAATCACCCACGCCGCGAGCCAGGTGCCAGGAATTAACACGCTGATCACGAGGATAtcggcaaagaagagaagggacggcatcatcatgggGGGCTTCATCGCTTTTTGCTTCATTctgttcttcttcctctcgtAA
- a CDS encoding 60S ribosomal protein L35, with amino-acid sequence MSSGKVKAGALWGKNKDDLTKQLAELKSELGQLRIQKVASSGTKLNKIHDLRKSIARVLTVINAKQRAQLRLFYKNKKYAPLDLRPKQTRAIRRRLSPDEKSRVLEKAKKRSVHFPQRKFAIKA; translated from the exons ATG TCGTcgggcaaggtcaaggctggtgcGCTCTGGGGCAAGAACAAGGATGATTTGACGAAGCAGCTCGCTGAGCTCAAGAGCGAGCTCGGTCAGCTTCGCATCCAGAAGGTCGCTTCGTCCGGCACCAAGCTGAACAAGAT CCACGACCTCCGCAAGTCGATCGCCCGTGTCCTTACCGTTATCAACGCCAAGCAAAGGGCTCAGCTCCGCCTGTtctacaagaacaagaagtaCGCTCCTCTCGACCTCCGACCCAAGCAGACCCGTGCCATCCGCCGCCGACTATCACCCGATGAGAAGTCCCGCGTgctggagaaggccaagaagcgcagcGTTCACTTCCCCCAGCGCAAGTTCGCCATTAAG GCTTAA